In Cytobacillus oceanisediminis, the following proteins share a genomic window:
- a CDS encoding arsinothricin resistance N-acetyltransferase ArsN1 family A, with protein MISETVVRLARKTDLEEIMEIYNQGIEDRIATLETEAKDLSYMTNWFEQHQGRYCVLAAETGGQVIGWASLNPYSSRCAYDGVADLSVYISRAFRGKGAGGNLLSALEMKARENKFHKLVLFTFPFNGLGQGLYKKMGYREVGTFQNQGVLDGAFVDVMAMEKLL; from the coding sequence ATGATCAGTGAGACTGTTGTTCGTTTAGCGAGAAAGACAGATTTGGAAGAGATTATGGAGATTTATAATCAGGGAATAGAAGATCGCATCGCTACATTGGAAACAGAGGCAAAAGACCTTTCCTATATGACAAACTGGTTTGAACAGCATCAAGGGCGATATTGTGTACTTGCTGCAGAAACAGGGGGTCAAGTGATAGGCTGGGCTTCTCTGAATCCGTATAGCAGCCGCTGTGCATATGATGGAGTGGCAGATCTATCAGTCTATATCTCCAGGGCATTCAGAGGCAAAGGAGCAGGCGGGAATCTGCTTTCTGCTCTAGAAATGAAAGCTAGAGAAAACAAATTCCATAAGCTGGTTTTGTTTACTTTTCCATTTAATGGTCTGGGACAGGGACTGTACAAAAAAATGGGGTATCGTGAAGTAGGTACATTTCAAAACCAGGGTGTTTTGGATGGAGCATTTGTTGATGTGATGGCTATGGAAAAACTGCTTTAA
- a CDS encoding MFS transporter, which yields MAAIKNQLSSNPIIIVAIVTALSLLGDSMLYIALPIYWESAGQDSIWQVGVLLSINRFIRLPFNPLAGWMYKHISLKAGLIIAVLLGGFTTIGYGVFEGFAAWVILRALWGIAWSFFRIGGLSVVAVYAENNKRGSSMGLYNGLYRTGSLVGMLIGGFLVPIIGLSTVSIAFGLLSLLGLPLMLNSNINQDGETPEKKDRMAEEKPFIGKAGYKASIIVSGFLIAMLYQGIVTSTLSSLIEHFYGERISIWNVVVSVTLLSGIIQAVRWTWEPFLGRTVGHWSDGARGRLPIFIVSLISAGFIFGMVSIRLPLGLWIAVTLLVMAGATILLTILDTIALDTAKTANVVSFLTIYSISQDVGAALGPAISYILIQLEAGFTFLYWGGSIILLILAAIWTVLAKRLNTFIKKEIYESY from the coding sequence ATGGCGGCTATTAAAAATCAATTATCTTCAAATCCTATAATAATAGTCGCCATAGTTACAGCTTTAAGTCTTTTAGGTGATTCCATGCTGTATATTGCCTTGCCTATTTATTGGGAAAGTGCAGGCCAGGATTCCATTTGGCAAGTAGGTGTGCTCCTATCAATAAACCGTTTCATACGATTGCCTTTTAATCCATTAGCAGGCTGGATGTATAAACATATTTCATTAAAGGCTGGCCTGATCATTGCCGTCCTGTTAGGCGGATTCACAACGATAGGCTACGGTGTTTTCGAAGGATTTGCTGCCTGGGTGATTCTCCGTGCATTATGGGGGATTGCCTGGTCATTTTTTCGAATCGGCGGATTGTCGGTTGTTGCCGTATATGCTGAAAACAATAAGCGTGGAAGTTCTATGGGCTTATATAACGGGCTCTACCGAACAGGAAGCCTGGTCGGAATGCTGATTGGGGGCTTCCTCGTTCCGATTATAGGTTTGAGCACGGTTTCAATTGCATTTGGGTTATTGTCCCTATTGGGGCTGCCTTTAATGCTGAATTCTAATATAAATCAGGATGGGGAGACTCCTGAAAAGAAAGATAGAATGGCTGAAGAGAAGCCTTTTATTGGAAAGGCCGGATATAAAGCATCCATTATTGTTTCAGGTTTTCTCATTGCCATGTTATATCAAGGAATAGTGACATCCACACTGAGTTCCTTGATTGAACATTTTTACGGAGAGAGAATATCAATATGGAATGTGGTTGTCAGTGTTACATTATTATCAGGGATAATCCAAGCGGTAAGATGGACATGGGAACCTTTTCTGGGAAGGACAGTGGGGCACTGGTCTGATGGAGCGCGGGGGAGGCTGCCGATTTTTATCGTTTCTTTAATCTCTGCAGGATTTATCTTTGGAATGGTATCCATTAGACTTCCATTAGGGCTGTGGATAGCCGTTACTCTTCTTGTGATGGCTGGAGCTACTATTTTATTAACCATTCTGGACACGATTGCCCTGGACACAGCAAAAACTGCAAACGTGGTTTCTTTCCTTACGATATACTCCATCTCTCAAGATGTGGGGGCAGCTTTAGGACCGGCGATTAGTTACATATTAATCCAATTAGAGGCTGGTTTTACATTTTTATATTGGGGCGGTTCGATCATACTGCTTATTTTAGCCGCGATTTGGACAGTTTTAGCAAAGAGGTTAAACACATTTATAAAAAAAGAGATCTATGAATCTTATTAG
- a CDS encoding FAD-dependent oxidoreductase, with amino-acid sequence MTNQNDLFVVKGCCTPKKNESEKSSRSKDEGRELPVAIIGAGPVGLAAAAHLASRGKSFILLESGKQAGANIKSWGHIRLFSPWRYNIDKAAARLLSANGWVQPQLEALPSGEELVEQYLKPLSRLPEIKPFIHLNTKVLSVGRKDTDKMKTANRENSPYVIHAEQNGEYKTFESRAVIDAAGTWGNPNPASSSGIWLADEKELKEKIFYGIPDILGSEQQRYRNKRIAVVGGGHSAINSLLDLATLKDSYPETEILWIMRRNQVEDAYGGEEKDALEARGRLGSRIHQLVDNGQVEVITPFRIQLVKKSETGIELIGIQNGKPGSLDGIDEMIVNTGSRPDFSIINELRTSIDSSTESVEALAPLIDPNIHSCGTVRPHGEKELRQPEKNFYIVGSKSYGRAPTFLMATGYEQVRSVAAHLSGDIAAAEKVELDLPETGVCSVNLKSSCDEPDFSCCN; translated from the coding sequence ATGACTAATCAGAATGATCTTTTTGTTGTCAAAGGATGCTGCACGCCTAAGAAAAACGAGTCAGAAAAGTCTTCACGAAGCAAGGATGAAGGAAGAGAGTTGCCTGTTGCTATAATTGGCGCCGGACCGGTTGGGCTGGCAGCTGCTGCACACCTGGCAAGCAGGGGGAAATCATTTATTTTGCTGGAGTCGGGGAAGCAAGCTGGAGCCAATATTAAGAGCTGGGGTCATATTCGCTTATTCTCACCTTGGCGATACAATATTGATAAAGCTGCTGCCAGGTTATTAAGCGCCAATGGCTGGGTACAGCCGCAATTGGAAGCTTTGCCTTCCGGGGAGGAACTAGTTGAACAATATCTAAAGCCACTGTCAAGGTTACCTGAGATAAAGCCTTTCATTCACCTTAATACGAAAGTTTTATCAGTTGGCAGAAAAGACACCGATAAAATGAAAACTGCAAATAGGGAAAATTCCCCTTATGTCATCCATGCTGAGCAGAATGGAGAGTACAAAACATTCGAATCGAGAGCAGTAATTGATGCAGCAGGCACCTGGGGAAATCCTAATCCAGCTTCCTCAAGCGGAATATGGCTGGCTGATGAGAAGGAACTGAAGGAAAAGATATTTTATGGAATACCCGATATATTAGGGAGTGAGCAGCAGCGCTATCGGAATAAGCGCATAGCAGTTGTCGGGGGAGGCCATTCAGCGATTAATTCCTTGCTGGATTTAGCCACATTGAAAGATTCTTATCCCGAAACGGAAATTCTATGGATTATGAGAAGAAATCAGGTTGAGGATGCCTACGGAGGAGAAGAAAAAGATGCACTTGAAGCACGCGGCCGCCTCGGAAGCAGAATCCACCAATTGGTTGATAATGGTCAAGTGGAGGTCATTACTCCATTTCGCATCCAGTTGGTCAAAAAGTCAGAAACGGGAATCGAGTTAATAGGCATTCAAAATGGCAAGCCGGGCAGCCTGGATGGAATCGATGAAATGATTGTCAATACAGGAAGCCGTCCGGATTTTTCAATCATAAATGAACTCCGTACTTCCATAGATTCTTCAACTGAAAGCGTAGAAGCACTAGCACCATTAATTGATCCTAATATTCATAGCTGCGGTACGGTTCGCCCCCATGGAGAAAAGGAGTTAAGACAGCCTGAGAAGAATTTTTATATCGTGGGTTCAAAAAGCTATGGCCGTGCTCCAACCTTCTTGATGGCGACAGGCTATGAGCAGGTTAGGTCAGTGGCAGCTCATCTAAGCGGTGATATCGCCGCTGCTGAAAAAGTGGAGCTGGATTTGCCGGAAACGGGTGTTTGCAGTGTTAATCTAAAAAGCTCCTGTGATGAACCTGATTTTTCTTGTTGCAATTAA
- a CDS encoding MarR family winged helix-turn-helix transcriptional regulator — translation MENLRSLFQVMTRRFGLLNKNCCSVGGCDISLIQSHILYEIDNQHNPSMQQIADTLGTEITTFSRQVQSLVKMNLVKKMPDPADKRISILSLTAEGKYIAGSIDQQMNSFLHEVFSQMNEFEKETVIRSIHLLNNAMAKSSACCKPMQG, via the coding sequence ATGGAAAATCTTCGCAGTTTGTTTCAAGTAATGACGCGCCGTTTTGGTTTACTTAATAAGAATTGCTGCAGTGTCGGCGGTTGCGATATTTCCCTCATTCAAAGCCATATTCTTTATGAGATTGACAATCAGCATAACCCGTCCATGCAGCAGATTGCAGATACGTTAGGGACGGAAATTACTACTTTCAGCAGGCAGGTTCAGTCTTTAGTCAAGATGAATTTAGTAAAGAAAATGCCTGATCCTGCTGATAAGAGAATCAGTATTCTTTCGCTGACTGCTGAAGGCAAGTATATTGCAGGTTCAATAGATCAGCAGATGAATTCATTTTTACATGAGGTTTTTTCCCAAATGAATGAGTTTGAAAAAGAAACAGTCATCCGCTCGATTCATTTGTTAAATAATGCGATGGCAAAGTCCAGTGCATGCTGTAAGCCAATGCAGGGGTAA
- a CDS encoding DMT family transporter: MAWGLLVLAGIEEVIATIAMKYMDGTRKKWPIVVMVVGFIFSFFCLSMAMQRIPAGVAYAIWTGVGSIGITLAGLFWFKEKFGYKQFLSLAFILIGVIGLGLTS, encoded by the coding sequence ATGGCATGGGGATTATTGGTCCTGGCGGGGATCGAAGAAGTGATCGCCACAATCGCCATGAAATACATGGATGGAACGAGAAAGAAATGGCCGATCGTTGTAATGGTAGTTGGTTTTATTTTCTCTTTCTTCTGCTTATCTATGGCCATGCAAAGGATTCCAGCCGGTGTGGCCTATGCTATTTGGACAGGAGTAGGGAGCATTGGCATTACGCTGGCTGGTTTGTTCTGGTTTAAAGAAAAATTCGGATATAAACAATTTTTATCCCTGGCGTTTATATTAATTGGAGTTATTGGTCTGGGGTTGACATCTTAA
- a CDS encoding DMT family transporter, which yields MKWMLVFAAGILEVLWASGLKYADSILDWTITTVLIAASFILLIRSYKVIPVAAAYTVFVGIGTVGTYILGVIMGEPFSVTQVFFLVILLAGIIGMKTFTKQENTEARGES from the coding sequence ATGAAATGGATGTTAGTATTTGCAGCCGGCATCCTTGAAGTATTGTGGGCTTCAGGTTTAAAATATGCAGATTCAATTCTGGATTGGACGATTACCACTGTGCTGATAGCAGCAAGTTTCATATTATTAATCCGATCATATAAGGTAATTCCTGTTGCGGCGGCTTATACCGTATTCGTCGGGATTGGAACTGTAGGCACTTATATTTTAGGTGTGATAATGGGGGAGCCTTTTTCGGTAACTCAAGTATTCTTTCTGGTGATTTTATTGGCAGGAATTATTGGCATGAAGACTTTTACGAAACAGGAAAACACTGAAGCGAGAGGTGAATCTTAA
- a CDS encoding TetR family transcriptional regulator, translated as MQDRPDDKYSRILNASIEVISEKGLEKSSVSEIVKKAGIAQGTFYLYFSSKSDLVPAIANSLLTKILDRMKRKVQGAESFWSTLDAVIDETFKVTDEHKDIIVLVYSGLAVNHSLEKWEEVYRPYYEWLEIEISKAVQKEEIYADINVKWTSRTIINLIENAAERYYIGGEQDESLTVYKEELFKFIRKSLITC; from the coding sequence TTGCAGGATCGGCCAGATGATAAATACAGTAGAATACTGAATGCTTCTATAGAGGTTATTTCTGAAAAAGGCCTTGAAAAATCCTCGGTATCAGAGATCGTTAAGAAAGCAGGCATCGCTCAGGGAACATTCTATTTATATTTTTCTTCAAAGAGTGATTTGGTTCCTGCGATCGCCAATTCACTTCTCACCAAAATACTGGATCGGATGAAGAGAAAGGTGCAGGGAGCAGAAAGCTTCTGGAGCACTTTAGATGCCGTAATTGATGAGACCTTTAAGGTTACAGATGAACATAAAGATATTATAGTACTTGTATACTCAGGACTCGCTGTCAATCATTCCCTGGAAAAATGGGAAGAGGTATATCGGCCATATTACGAATGGCTTGAGATTGAAATCAGCAAGGCAGTTCAGAAAGAAGAAATTTATGCAGACATTAATGTCAAGTGGACCTCAAGGACCATCATTAACCTGATCGAAAATGCTGCTGAAAGATATTATATTGGCGGCGAGCAGGATGAGTCCCTGACTGTTTATAAAGAAGAGCTTTTTAAATTTATCAGGAAATCATTAATCACGTGCTAA